In a single window of the Raphanus sativus cultivar WK10039 chromosome 9, ASM80110v3, whole genome shotgun sequence genome:
- the LOC108823561 gene encoding protein LAZ1 homolog 1, with product MEWRGILCSLFFILSVGESSSRFRIMWLPNLGGVDFVAGTYFTWPILSASVFVAVAFLLSMYLIFQHLASYNQPEEQKFLIGLILMVPVYALESFLSLVNSEAAFNCEVIRDCYEAFALYCFERYMIACLDGEEGTIEFMEQQTVITQTTPLLEGTCSYKVVEHPFPMNCFLKDWNLGPQFYHAVKIGIVQYMILKMICALLAMLLEAFGVYGEGKFQWNYGYPYLAVVLNFSQTWALYCLVQFYNVIKDKLAPIKPLAKFLTFKSIVFLTWWQGIIVAFLFSMGLFKGSLAKELKTRIQDYIICIEMGVAAVVHLYVFPAAPYKRGERCVRNVAVMSDYASIDTPPDPEEVKDSERTTRIRYGRHDDESEKRLNFPQSVRDVVMGSGEIIADDMRFTVSHVVEPVERGIAKINRTFHQISENVKRFEQQKKKKGKTKDDSYVIPLNPWTREVRENLHEGGSVSDSGLGSTTKRHHHESSISGLWTRMRR from the exons ATGGAGTGGAGGGGAATCCTCTGCTCTCTCTTCTTTATTCTTTCCGTGGGAGAGTCCTCAAGTAGATTCAGGATCATGTGGCTTCCTAACCTTGGTGGTGTTGATTTTGTTGCTGGAACATACTTCACTTGGCCAATCTTAAGCGCCAGTGTTTTCGTCGCTGTTGCCTTCCTCCTCTCCATGTATCTCATCTTTCAACACCTTGCTTCTTATAACCAGCCTGAG GAACAGAAGTTTCTTATTGGACTTATTCTGATGGTCCCTGTATATGCCCTGGAATCG tTTCTGTCTTTGGTGAATTCAGAAGCAGCTTTTAACTGCGAGGTGATTAGGGATTGTTATGAAGCCTTTGCCCTCTACTGCTTTGAGAGATATATGATAGCTTGCCTAG ATGGAGAAGAAGGTACGATTGAATTCATGGAACAGCAGACAGTGATCACCCAGACCACTCCTCTTCTCGAAGGCACCTGTTCTTATAAAGTCGTGGAGCATCCTTTTCCAATGAACTGCTTCCTTAAAGACTGGAATCTTGGTCCTCAGTTCTATCATGCTGTCAAAATTGGCATTGTTCAATAT ATGATACTGAAAATGATCTGTGCTCTATTAGCAATGCTCCTTGAAGCCTTTGGAGTTTATGGAGAAGGGAAGTTCCAATGGAACTACGG GTATCCATATCTGGCTGTAGTCCTGAACTTCAGTCAAACATGGGCACTGTATTGCCTTGTACAGTTCTATAATGTCATCAAAGACAAGCTAGCACCCATCAAACCATTGGCCAAGTTCTTAACGTTCAAGTCTATTGTATTCCTCACCTGGTGGCAAGGCATCATCGTCGCGTTCCTCTTCTCCATGGGGCTTTTCAAAGGGTCGTTGGCTAAGGAGCTTAAAACGAGAATACAAGACTACATCATCTGCATTGAGATGGGTGTTGCTGCTGTGGTTCATCTCTACGTCTTCCCAGCGGCTCCGTACAAGCGTGGAGAGAGATGCGTCCGTAACGTGGCGGTGATGTCGGATTACGCCTCTATAGACACGCCTCCTGACCCGGAAGAGGTTAAAGACAGCGAGAGGACGACTAGGATACGGTACGGGAGACATGATGACGAGAGCGAGAAGCGGTTGAACTTCCCGCAGAGCGTGCGTGATGTGGTGATGGGGAGCGGGGAGATCATTGCCGATGACATGAGGTTCACGGTGTCTCACGTGGTGGAGCCGGTCGAGAGAGGGATAGCGAAGATAAACAGAACGTTCCATCAGATATCTGAAAACGTGAAAAGGTTTgagcagcagaagaagaagaagggaaagACGAAGGATGACTCGTATGTGATTCCACTGAATCCATGGACGAGAGAGGTTCGTGAGAATCTCCATGAAGGAGGGAGTGTGAGTGACAGCGGTTTAGGAAGCACAACAAAGCGGCATCACCACGAGTCTAGTATCTCGGGACTGTGGACTAGAATGCGAAGgtga
- the LOC108827474 gene encoding sugar transport protein 14 → MAGGVLADEGALKRAHLYEHRITAYFIFACIVGSLGGSLFGYDLGVSGGVTSMDDFLIEFFPGIYKRKQMHMHETDYCKYDNQILTLFTSSLYFAGLISTFGASYVTRIYGRRGSILVGSVSFFLGGVVNAAAKNILMLILGRIFLGIGIGFGNQAVPLYLSEMAPAKIRGTVNQLFQLTTCIGILVANLINYKTDQIHPWGWRLSLGLAVVPATLMFIGGLFLPETPNSLVEQGKLEEAKAVLIKVRGTNNIEAEFQDLVEASEAARAVKNPFRNLLARRNRPQLVIGAIGLPAFQQLTGMNSILFYAPVMFQSLGFGGSASFISSTMTNAALVIAAIMSMYSADKFGRRFLLLEASVEMFCYMVVVGVTLALKFGEGKELPKSLGLVLVILICLFVLAYGRSWGPMGWLVPSEIFPLETRSAGQSVVVCVNLFFTALIAQCFLVSLCHLKYGIFLLFAGLVFGMGSFVYFLLPETKQVPIEEVYLLWRQHWLWKRYVDDEQTNR, encoded by the exons ATGGCTGGTGGAGTTCTTGCAGACGAAGGTGCCTTGAAGAGAGCTCATCTATATGAGCATCGTATCACTGCTTACTTCATATTCGCTTGCATCGTCGGATCCTTAGGAGGTTCTCTCTTCGGCTATGATCTAGGAGTCTCTG GTGGTGTTACATCAATGGACGATTTCTTGATAGAGTTCTTCCCAGGAATCTACAAAAGAAAGCAAATGCATATGCACGAAACAGATTACTGCAAATACGACAACCAAATCCTCACACTCTTCACCTCTTCTCTCTACTTCGCCGGTTTGATCTCCACCTTCGGAGCTTCTTATGTCACCAGAATCTATGGCAGGAGAGGAAGCATCCTCGTCGGCTCCGTCAGTTTCTTCCTTGGAGGAGTTGTCAACGCCGCTGCTAAAAACATCCTCATGCTAATCCTTGGTCGGATCTTCCTCGGAATAGGCATTGGTTTCGGAAACCAG GCGGTTCCATTATACCTCTCGGAGATGGCTCCAGCAAAGATCCGAGGAACGGTGAACCAGCTTTTCCAGCTAACAACTTGCATTGGCATCTTAGTGGCTAATCTGATAAACTACAAAACGGATCAAATCCATCCATGGGGATGGAGACTCTCTCTTGGCCTCGCAGTTGTACCAGCAACACTCATGTTCATCGGCGGGCTCTTCTTACCCGAGACACCAAACAGTCTTGTCGAACAAGGTAAGCTAGAGGAAGCCAAAGCCGTACTGATCAAAGTACGTGGCACGAACAATATCGAAGCTGAGTTTCAGGATCTTGTTGAAGCTAGTGAAGCTGCAAGAGCCGTCAAGAATCCGTTTAGGAACCTTCTTGCTCGTAGGAACAGACCGCAGCTAGTGATTGGAGCTATTGGCCTTCCTGCGTTCCAGCAGCTAACTGGAATGAACTCGATTTTGTTCTATGCTCCTGTTATGTTCCAGAGCTTAGGGTTTGGTGGTTCCGCGTCGTTTATCTCGTCCACAATGACAAACGCTGCGCTTGTTATTGCCGCAATCATGTCTATGTACTCGGCTGATAAATTTGGAAGAAGGTTCCTTCTTCTTGAAGCTAGCGTAGAGATGTTTTGTTATATG GTTGTCGTAGGAGTAACACTAGCGTTGAAGTTTGGGGAAGGCAAAGAGCTACCGAAGTCGCTAGGTTTGGTTCTTGTGATCCTTATTTGTCTGTTTGTGCTGGCGTATGGTCGGTCATGGGGACCAATGGGATGGTTAGTTCCGAGCGAGATATTCCCACTAGAGACAAGATCGGCTGGTCAGAGTGTTGTGGTGTGCGTAAACCTTTTCTTCACGGCGCTTATCGCGCAGTGTTTCCTAGTGTCTCTGTGCCATCTCAAGTACGGAATATTCCTTTTATTCGCCGGACTTGTGTTCGGGATGGGAAGTTTCGTTTACTTTCTGTTGCCGGAGACGAAGCAGGTTCCTATTGAAGAGGTTTATCTTCTGTGGAGACAGCATTGGCTTTGGAAGAGATATGTTGATGATGAACAGACCAATCGGTAA
- the LOC108827150 gene encoding probable acyl-activating enzyme 4, producing the protein MELLLPHPSNSSPLTVLGFLERAASVYGDSPSLLHATTVHTWSETHSRCLRIASTLSSSSLGINRGQVVSVIGPNVPSVYELQFAVPMSGAILNNINPRLDANALSVLLRHSETKLVFVDHHSSSLVLEAVSFLSKNEKPRLVLLQDDVNNMTSLSSDVEFLDTYEGVMERGDAKFKWVRPSSEWNPMVLNYTSGTTSSPKGVVLSHRAVFMSTVNSLLDWSMPNRPVYLWTLPMFHANGWSYTWGTAAVGATNICLRRVDAKTIYELIDEHHVTHMCAAPMVLNMLTNYPARRQLKQPVRVMTAGSPPPETVISSAESLGFDVGHGYGLTETGCLNVSCAWKPEWDGLEASERSKLKSRQGIRTAVFADVDVRDTLTGKSVKHDGVTVGEIVFRGGSVMLGYYKDPEGTAASMREDGWFYTGDMGVMHPDGYLEVKDRSKDVIICGGENISSTEVETVLYTNPVVKEAAVVAKPDKMWGETPCAFVSLKSRDGVIVSEKEIREFCKRKLPKYMVPRNVVFQEELPKTSTGKIQKFLLRQMAKSMP; encoded by the coding sequence ATGGAACTTTTACTCCCACACCCTTCAAACTCATCACCTCTCACTGTTCTCGGCTTCCTAGAACGAGCCGCCTCCGTCTACGGCGACTCTCCTTCCCTCCTCCACGCAACCACCGTCCATACTTGGTCCGAGACTCACTCTCGTTGTCTCCGCATAGCTTCGACTCTATCTTCCTCTTCCCTCGGGATCAACCGTGGCCAAGTCGTATCCGTTATTGGTCCCAACGTTCCTTCCGTCTACGAGCTTCAGTTCGCGGTTCCAATGTCCGGGGCCATCCTCAACAACATCAACCCTCGCTTAGACGCTAACGCCCTCTCAGTCCTTCTGCGTCACAGCGAAACCAAGCTCGTTTTCGTCGACCACCACTCGAGTTCTTTGGTTCTTGAAGCTGTCTCGTTCTTGTCCAAGAACGAGAAGCCACGCCTCGTCCTACTCCAAGATGACGTCAACAACATGACGTCGCTGTCTTCTGACGTGGAGTTTCTAGACACGTACGAAGGTGTCATGGAGAGAGGAGACGCGAAGTTCAAGTGGGTGCGTCCTAGCAGCGAGTGGAACCCAATGGTGCTTAACTACACCTCCGGAACGACGTCGTCTCCTAAAGGTGTGGTGCTCAGCCATCGTGCCGTTTTCATGAGCACGGTTAACTCTCTGCTCGACTGGTCTATGCCTAACCGGCCGGTTTACCTCTGGACGTTACCGATGTTTCACGCTAACGGCTGGAGCTACACATGGGGCACAGCCGCTGTTGGGGCTACAAACATATGCCTTAGAAGAGTTGACGCAAAGACTATCTACGAGTTGATAGACGAGCATCACGTGACACACATGTGCGCTGCGCCGATGGTTCTCAACATGTTAACTAATTATCCAGCTCGGAGACAGCTTAAACAGCCTGTTAGGGTTATGACAGCTGGATCTCCTCCGCCGGAGACGGTTATCTCCAGCGCAGAGAGTCTAGGTTTTGATGTTGGTCACGGTTACGGGCTGACAGAAACTGGCTGTCTGAATGTCTCGTGCGCGTGGAAGCCTGAGTGGGATGGTTTGGAGGCAAGTGAGAGATCAAAACTGAAATCAAGGCAAGGGATTAGAACAGCTGTGTTTGCGGATGTTGACGTGAGAGACACGCTAACGGGTAAAAGCGTGAAGCACGATGGAGTAACCGTGGGAGAGATCGTCTTCAGAGGTGGTTCGGTCATGCTGGGTTACTACAAAGACCCTGAAGGTACCGCGGCGAGTATGAGAGAAGACGGGTGGTTCTACACGGGAGACATGGGTGTGATGCACCCGGACGGTTACTTGGAAGTCAAGGATAGATCAAAGGACGTGATCATATGCGGAGGGGAGAACATCAGCAGCACTGAAGTTGAGACGGTTCTGTACACGAACCCTGTGGTTAAGGAAGCGGCTGTGGTGGCTAAGCCAGACAAGATGTGGGGAGAGACACCGTGCGCGTTCGTGAGCTTGAAGTCTCGTGACGGGGTAATTGTGTCtgagaaagagataagagagTTCTGCAAGAGGAAGCTGCCAAAGTATATGGTTCCAAGGAATGTGGTTTTTCAGGAGGAGCTTCCTAAGACTTCTACTGGAAAGATTCAGAAGTTTCTTCTCAGACAAATGGCTAAGTCTATGCCTTGA